The genome window ttcaaatttcccacTTTCCAGCAAGTTTTtacctcaaaaaataaaaaatctagacTCCCAGATCTCAATAGTTCCAAATTCCAATCACATGACGCATGGTCACCTATTCTTTGATTCCATTGAGCACATCATTTGCTCATTGGCTCAGAGATCAAACTGTTTGTTtgttatacaattttttggtgcaaaaCCTATTCGGTGGTTGACAGGGGCGCGCGTAACAATAGCCGTTGAGTCACCCCCGCGCCTCCCCCCGGAGAGCCCTTTAAAAGTCCGAGAAAACGTCATTTTGGGGGGatttttggtctaaaattgtggttttttgcgtggaaacttttgaaaaatgttgctaAAGTGCTAAAATTTaggtttctagctcaattttcggtaaattgtcTGAGTAGCAGTAAACCGTAGTGATACGGagttttgtcaattttaacAGGAAATGgctcatattttttttgtgaaagacagaaaaaataatacttgTAACATAGATGcgtcaaaaatcaaaaattaaatttttaaaaaagttttcaaaatgtttgaaaaattttttttcaaaatttttccaaaaattgaaaattttcgaaatttcagttttaaggAATCTCAAATTCacttcaactttcaaaaagccTACAACTTAATCTGCCagcccaaaaaatttcagctaatttccattaaaagtGAGAAAACTCCGTATTAGGTCAactgagtcgctactcagccagtttaccaaaaattgagctagaggGCTGAAAATTAGGGAATAGGCTAAACTGAATACGTTGAAGTTggaaaattaactgaaaatttgattaatattttggttttttgaatttcggagaaaaaatttcaaaaaagttttgaaaaattttttcaccaaaaaaaaattttagaagcaaattttttcaaaaaccagttaaaaatctgaatcaGTATCTTGTAAAACCTAGagacaacatttttcagctcgtTATCTCCAAAACTGACTAAACTCCGTATCACTATGGTTAGCTGAGTCGCTGCTCAGCCAAATTGTTAAAACTTGTCTAAATTGAGGTAGaagtctcaaaattttttcctatgTCTAGTTTTAgctgcaaaattcaaatttaatgcttaaaattgaacaaaatcaattgaattttcagaaaatgagtAATTTATATCGATTTCGCAATACCTGAGTCGCTACTCTGCCAATTTactaaattttgagctagaaagcTAAAATTTCATGGCTAGGTGTAGTTTTTCAcgctgaatttgaatatttaaatattttttctttaaaagtaGTCACAGCTACAGTATACCCATGACAACCCccgtaaatttgaaaacatctagaaatcgtcatttttgatgaaaattcatgcaattttcaatgtaaagccccactttttttttggtgaatagCTTTCTCCTTGcctgcccccccccccctattCATTCCCCCCATACCGCCCATCTTTTCATGATGTTTGCCTTTAAATCGTCTTAAGACCATCACCACAACGTCATTCATGTCATCTCTCACCTCACAcaaactttttcgtttttttttttgccgccGCTCCACCGTCATTTTCCATGTTTCTTACCAATTTTGGCGCGACACTAATCTTGAAATAATTGGGTCTTGAGTGGAAGCCACGCCCcgattttcctgtttttcgggtttttaaATACACAAAACAGATGACAAATACACTTTTTAGCCCATGTTTTTGTGGGGTTTTTCcctggaattttctggaagttactgtaattttgctCTCTGAAAACCTAAcaacaactatttttttgtaattttcaaaacttttttttttgaattcaccGTACTTGGTTTAGTCTATTCCAAAATTTACACtgttctagctcaattttttggtagattggctgagtagcggcTCAGTTAACCATTGTGATACTgagttttgtcagttttaatgctagaaagctgaaaatttttgtgtcttGACTTTAAGTAGTCCTGATtagaattttaacaaaaaataaaaaaattttgggaaaaaaatgtcaaaaaaaattgaaattttttttaattaaaaaaaaaataattagaaaatacaaaaaccaCTCTATTTTACTTATTTTAACTTAACTTGTTGAATTCTCTGTGCGTATTCTAGtctattccaaaatttatagcTTCCTAGcgcttattttgaaaattggctgagtagcgactctgTTATCCATTGTGATACGGAGTTTTGACAGTTTTGATggaaattggctgaaaatttatgtgaCGAGGTTTTAAGTAGtgctgatttcaaatttaacagtttagataaacgaaaaaaagtttttttttcaaaaatttcagtaattttttttattaaaaaaatttttttcaacttttcttgctttctttgtaacttttttgaatcttAAAATTGTCCAACATAAAATTGGTTTATTTCCAGCTCCCAACACACAAAATGATTGGAATGGTCAATGTTCAGTGTGATACTCCTCTCGACTACTACGCAACTGCTCCAAACCTGTTGAGCAGAGACACTTCTGTCAGAAAACGTGGGGATAGTGAATCAGCAAATGGTAAGTCAAGTTACTGtagaactagaaaaaaaattagaaaaaattaaaaaaaaaaagcaaaaaatttttcaaaaaaaatttcaaaaatttttcaaaaaaaaaaattctaaaaattttcagcttcccGCCACAACTCTACCAAGCGTACTCCATCATGGCGTCCACTTTTCACTGGACAGGGtaaaaagaaaagttcaaagcCCAAATATCTACAGGATGGCCGGAAAATGACAGAAGATGGGCATGACGAGGttggtattttttctatttttacaacaaaaaaatttgtaaaaatctgAGCTTTTTCTGTTTAAACATGCTATtctagccaaaaaaaaaaaatcaaaaatttgaattcccgctgaCCCCACGCTGCAAGCACGCTCCAATGCTAAATTAgcaatggagcgcgtttggCCAGCCggatttcagaatttttaaattcaaattgaagtCTTTAGGCcaatttctgtaatttttcagccaaataaGCTTTGGGAAGAGCTTTTCCTCCGTTCATTCGCCCACAAAATTGAGCAGGAAATCTCGTCGCCGAGCCCACTTGAAGCacacaaaaatctgaattcgGAACTCTCAAAACTCAATATTCAAggtaaatttttggtttttcttaatttttccgtttaaaatgctccaaatttctAGATATATtgcaaaaagttcagaaaaaattccagaatttttagaaatttcagacaaatccTTCTACCGATCTACATATTCGTTGGTGTCGCCCACGCGGATAGAAAATACTGATTTTGAGGAGTTGGAGAGGATCGAGAATCAGGAGAAGACTCAGGATGACTCGTAAGTTTAGAAAAGtcgttaaaaattcaaattcccgccgaCGGCAtgttgcaagcgcgctccagtCATAAATTTAGcattggagcgcatttgcaacATGCGCTTTGCAAATCTCGcatttttgacacttttttagGTTTAGAACTATACAAACTTACTTAAAATGCAACTTTCAACtcaacaaattcaaattcccgccgaCCGCTGGTTGCAAATGCGCGCCAATGAGAAATTTAGCATTGGGGCGCATTTGTAGCTTGCGGTttgtaaaattcgaattttcgatacatttttaggtttagaactataaaaacttACTTAAAATGCAACTTTCAACtcaacaaattcaaattcccgccgaCCGCTGGTTGTAAGTGCGCGCCACTGAGAAACTTACTGGAAATTCCGTTTTTGACGGTTTTTCGAGgggaaaaatgctaaaaactttacattttttgattttcttggcaaaaacctctgaaaaactgcaaaatatcctagaaattcaatttttaattaattttttccagaaaacccaACCGCTCCAACTCATCAACAGAACGGCCCAGTTCTCAAATTTGCAGtgtttttcttccatttaTCAAGACAATTAAGggaaacaaaaagaagaattcGATTACTTCAGTGAATAATAATACcaaaaattcatgattttttgaaaattttaactttttttttcccgcatttttttgccttttttctcaacttttacTCTCAAAACCCCACTCTTTTGTCACATAATATCTATAtcattaatttaattttaaatattgccccaacacacacacaactacagtaatcctctcACTTTTTCGCCCACCACTCAATTGTTGAACACACAATATTATTTTATACAAaccacacacaaaaaaaaagaagaatcaatcaataaatcgGCCACaagttcagtttttcaatttttgaaattttttacattacGTATTGCATAGGCTATTTCTatattaaaaatcagtttcaaaatttggctgagtagcgacttgGCCAAACTTTGAAGCTTTGTAACTTGTTCAGATAAAGAGCTAGTGCTTagatttcaaagttaaaaaccGTATAGTTTTTGTCAAATCGAAATATTCACAATCGGATACAATGCATAAAATAGTCTCGAGTCGCTACTCAGTTTTAATGGCTCCGTATCACACAGTATACGAGCGGACGTAAAATTTCATGTTCTACAATTTGTCTTTTGCAAGAAGTTTCTAGCATCAAAATGAACAAAGTTAtggtgtttttgaaaatttaactgagtagcgactcagtGTGCCACGGAGTCATTAAATAATCGACTGAGTAGCGACTCGCtatatttcaaatgtgcatAACTTTGCTGATTTTGGTCCTAGGAAAACTTGCTCCAAAAGGCAAAATTGTTGTAGCCCATAAAATTTCACGTTGGctggaacaaaatttgatacgGAGTCATTAATTtcgctgagtagcgactcatCAAATTCTAAAGCAGCATAACTCTTTTCAATAATGAGGTAGAAACATGTTCTAAAAAGCAAAATTGGAgccaataaaattttattttgacttttattTTGGCACACAGTTTGATACGGAGTCATTAATTTCGCTGAGTAGCAACTTGTTTCAATAAAAGTAAAGCGTACTTTAAAATGCACAAACCTTGAAAAAagcttatgaaaatttttttttcagaacaaaaaaatctgaaaagttcaaattttcagactgtcCTCTGGCCTTGTGATATGCAAATCTAGTGGTGAAATGTCAAAACAACAgccaatttttagacttttatGGTAATTTTGCTGacctttatcaatttttccgtcGAAATTTCCATTTGTTTACAGTGGCAATTTTTCGGTATAAAATGTGCCCCAATTTACCACATTTTATCGCAAAATTTTCCGTGTTAAAACATGCTCAAAATGATATTGTCAGCACTATTTCTAATCCCAGCAAGTCAGGGATTCATAGATTTTAACCCAATTTGTACAAAATTGGTAGAATATAAAGACTCACAGAATACTGTTCTGGAGGGATATTTGGCGTATCCTGTGTAAGTTTTtagtgggaatttttttttaatttttgaggttttccaGAATTACTGGGTTCTTCCGTAAGCGCCCTGCTGTCATCATCTTCCATGCTTTCACTGGACGTACCGAATTTGATAATCAGAAGGCTAGGGATTTGGCTAAGGTAGGTCAAAGTCTAGGAAAAAGGAAATTAGCTTTACTTTTGTCTTTTGGAGCAAGTTTCTAGGATCAAAAATTCACACAGCTATGACAATTTGAAGatgagtcgctactcagcaaAATTAATGGCTTGGCTCCGTATCACATTTAATACCATTTAATTAAAACGGTTATACTCTACAACTTTGCCTCTTGTAGCAAGTATCTAGGACTAAAGTGAACAAAGTTATGGCAGTTTGAAACTTGtttgagtcgctactcagctaAATTGATGGCTCCGTATCATATTGAGTAGCGACTGAACAAGTCGTCATGAAACTCAAATGGCCATGACTTTGCTCATTATTACTCTTTGAAACTTGGTGTAAGAGGCAAAGTTAGTCCACGTCGGTGGTATAAAGTGTGATACGGAGCTATTGGaactgagtagcgactcaaaTTGCAAACTTGGTACTCTGGTTTGAAATTTACGCTCCAAGTTGTACCATGTTTCCAGGCCAATATAAAATCTAGCCAAGTCGCTACTCAGCTAATTACTCCAAAAGTTGCCATAACTTCCCCCATTTTGCTCCAAGAAATTTGGCTCCAagagaaaaaatgtagaaaatacaattgtttaaaaaattccataattttcagctcggCTACGTAGCTTTTGCCGCAGATACCTATGGAAAAGGAAAAGCCGCTCCAGATGTGAATGGAAATTTTGCCATTATGGGAGGTGGGTtctaataatttccagattctATCTAAACTagactaaaattgaaattttccagaaccaCAACCCTCCGCAGCTGGATTCTGAGTGCCTGGAACTATGTAAGAGGTCTAAAATATGTCCAAACTAACAATATCGGGTCAATTGGGTTCTGTTTTGGCGGGCTTTGTACTTTGGATTTGGCCCGTTTCAATGTTGGACTAAAAGCTGCTGTGTCATTCCATGGAACACTTACGGATTACCCGGGAAATGGAACGTAAGATTTTTTGGTgatggggttactgtagttgacCCAAAAGGGTTTTCACTTGAAAAgttaacttttcgaaaattctcatGGTCAAATTTGAAGCCAGCAGGTGTTTTTACCTTATAATTAccattttctggcaaatttagAAAGATCGTGCTTTGATGAACTTTTGGGTTTGTTTGAGACTACAATAATCAAAtctttggaaaataataaatgaactgaaaatcaatgagaaaattaaaattttaaatggatgatgaaccgaaaattttctaattctaatttttggttgaaaggtaaaaaactgatttactaatttttttttgaaaattctcacaGTCTATTCGACAcctcaaaaaaatgacagaGTTGAGCTTATTCTTGgtctttttctggaaaattcatagTTCGGAAAGTTTTGatgattaaatttgaattggtGAGCTATTTTAACctcaaaattgcacttttcggCAATGTTTAGAGTACGTGGGTATTTTGTGGTTAGACGTGGTGCATCAACCTTTGTTTGTGGACTTTTGAGCCTATGAAGCCTTGAAAAATGACTAGTATcgtcaaattttattttctaaaaacgtcGAACAAAATAGCTGactttcaatatatttttgaaattttcatataaaatccaaaattagCAAGCATTTTTGCCCTataatttgctgaaaaaaaagccaattttgaTGTGGAGCCTAGAAAAATGATTAGTATCGTCGaattaaatttctcaaaaaacaacataatattgcacaaaaattttcaaaaaatttcgaataatttttttcaaaaaaaaaaaattgcaaaaaattttttaatttttttaaaatattcaaaacttgaaaaactagctgatttttaaaatatttttgaaattttcatataaaattctaaattagCAAGTGTTTTTACCCTAAAATTacggtttcaaatttttaaacatggtgcatcgataggTGTTTTCTGACTTTTGAGTTCAATTgactaaactgaaaaaataagtgtTCGGGGGTagaattttgcaagaaatctgaatttaataatgaaaaactgcaaaaaatttcgattttcgtaTGATTTCTtggattcaaaaaaagtaaaaaaaaaacatttttccaaaaaaattccccatTTTCAGCACAATCGACGCTTCAATCCAAGCTCATCACGGAGATGCAGACCCTCACACTACAAATCAAAACGCCGATGATTTCATTGAAGAAATGAGGAGAAGAAACGGTGATTGGATGTTCAGTAGATACGCCCACGCCGTCCACGCCTTCACTCTCCCCGGAGTTGAGAATTGGGAAATTCCAGGAGCCGCATTTGATCCTATTGCTTCTAATAGATCTTGGAGTGCtatgaaatcatttttgacGGAGAAGCTGAGCAATTGAcgagttttggaatttttcaagttttccaaaaataaatttttcttcaaatttttttttgtaatattatagttttgtaaatatttaaaaaataaaagtagttttttaaCGTTCAAtaattgatattaaaaataaatgtcaaATGCGCTCCACTGCGAAGCctacaaatttttggaactctagaacatttcaaatttgaagaattaaaaatagtaGATTTAGACCTTATCAGATACTgtaataaactttgaaaatttcacttttacactaaaaaattaaaaaaaaaagtcccaCTTACCGCAGGTTGCATACGCGCTCCATTGCTAATATTGCTGAAATTGCGGGATTTTTGACCGTCTCGGCTcggaaaattaacaaaattaaagttttcaacCTTTATTTGACAGAATATGTATATTATTTACAAGAaaagcaaaataaaataaattactaaaaatGGCAGGgatatttttttgctgaacttTATTATGGGGAAGGGTTCGAGGTATAGGTTAAAAGAAGGTCTCTTCACGATAAATTACTACGAAATTGtgtaatttttacaaaataagaATTAAAAGTGATCAAATtgtgaagaaaacaaaattcagataaaatttcagaaatttttttttcaaagtttttttttcgaaaaacattaaaatttcaaaacttctcaaTTAAGaagtttttcagccaaaaacgCTTCCATGGCGCTCCAAGACCTATTCGAAGCAATAGGATCGAATGCGGCTCCTGGAATTCCCCAATTCTCGACTCCGGGGAGAGTAAAGGCGTGGAGGGCGTGGGCGTATCTACTGAACATCCAATCACCGTTTCTTCTCCTCATTTCTTCAATGAAATCCTCGGCATTTTCATTTGTAGTGTGAGGGTCTGCATCTCCATGATGAGCTTGAATTGAGGCGTCGATTGCTCTGAAAatggggaatttttttggaaaaatgttttttttttactttttttgaatccaAGAAATCAtacgaaaatcgaaattttttgcagtttttcattattaaattcagatttcttgcaaaattctACCCCCAAACActtatttttccagtttagTCAATTGAACTCAAAAGTCAGAAAACAcctatcgatgcaccatgtttaaaaatttgaaaccgtAATTTTAGGGTAAAAACACTTGctaatttagaattttatatgaaaatttcaaaaatattttaaaaatcagctagtttttcaagttttgaatattttaaaaaaattaaaaaattttttgcaattttttttttttgaaaaaaattattcgaaattttttgaaaatttttgtgcaatattacgttgttttttgagaaatttaattCGACGATACTAATCATTTTTCTAGGCTCCACAtcaaaattggctcaaaaatccGCAAACAATGATGTCTTACCACAAAATGCacagatattttgaatttgtacGATAACTGCAATTCTAGGGTAGAAATTGCTGCTTAATTCAATTTGACaatgagaattttcgaaaaataaatttctcaaGTGAAAACCCTTCCagccaaactacagtaaccccaccaaaaaaatcttacgTTCCATTTCCCGGGTAATCCGTAAGTGTTCCATGGAACGACACAGCAGCTTTTAGTCCAACATTGAAACGGGCCAAATCCAAAGTACAAAGCCCGCCAAAACAGAACCCAATTGACCCGATATTGTTAGTATCTACAAAAGAGAGCCCCTTCACATAGGTCCAAGCACTTATAATTCGGTTGCGGAGGATTGtggttctggaaaattttaattgctgagacattttttgtacattaGTGAAATCTACCTATTGCCTAGAAGTTGCCCcataattgcaaaatttccatTCACATCTGGAGCGGCCTTTCCTTTTCCATAGGTATCCGCAGCAAATGCTACATAGccgagctgaaaattatggaattttgtgaacaattatattttctatgtACAAGTTTGCTCTTGGAGCCATGTTTCTAGGATCAAAATGAATAAAGTTACGGCAGTCTTAGAGAAATTCGCTGAGTAGCGGCTCAGTTCACATTTAAATTTgcttgtaaaattgaaaaaaaaaactcggaaaaGGTTAGAAATGAGcagcaaatttggaaaaaattgtgcaaaatgtattagaaatcgcaaaaatctaaaaacattttttctaaaaatttgaatttccgtcGGTCGCTGATCGACAGTGCGCTCCGTTGATAAATTAGCATTGGAGcgcattttcagtttttttgagtttaaaatgaaacaagctctactaaaatttcaatgttcagtcaaaaaattcatatttcctGCCGGCCGCTGGTTTCATGTGCGCTCCCGTGCTGAAAAAGAGTCGTTAATTTCGCTGAGTAGCGACTtagcaaattttgaagttggcataaatttttttgttctgctTCTACATGCGTGCTCCAAAAACCTTgtagaccaaaaaaaatttaaatacacCAAGTGTGATACGGAGTCAGGAatttggctgagtagcgactcaacTTCAAAttgtcataactttgctctCATTTTAATCCTAGAACCTTGCTCCAAAagccaaaattgcaaaattgattCATCGACTTTGACCTACCTTAGCCAAATCCCTAGCCTTCTGATTATCAAATTCGGTACGTCCAGTGAAAGCATGGAAGATGATGACAGCAGGGCGCTTACGGAAGAATCCAgtaattctggaaatttcaaatgtttacaaaaattttcaatttttctactgaaaacTCACACAGGATAAGCCAAATACCCCTCCAAAACCGTATTCTGTGAGTCTCGGTACTCTACCAGCCGGGTCACAATTGGGTTAAAGTCAATTGTCCCCAAGCTCAGGGGAATTAGAAATAACGatgccaaaattattttctgcatattgttttttgtcagataaaacatgaaaaatcacgACGCGTTTTATACTTTTTATACCCGAAAAATAGATAATCCTTTTTGGCCCCGAGAGAGCAGAGAGAATTAGggataaaaattgtgaaaaactgcGGGTTTTAGTACTCCCAGACATTTATTTTGTTGTATAAACAAGTGGaaatattgttgaaaacttggaggaaaaatgttcaaaggTCAGTGCTCCGATTTTATGGTAATTTTCTTATctgaaaatgaccaaaaattgGTTGACCGCGGttgttttccacttttttcacaccatttttgcatcaaatttgCATAGTTTAGTTTTGATTGCTACTCTTATCAGTCTATCAACTTTTGGTCACAAAAATTCCTCTCTCGTGATGGACTACAGTGTTCTTCggcttgaaaatttgtgtttctctgcaatttttgaccctaaaactagtttttaagattcagtgcattttgtcgtgagaCATGGTGAATCGATAgatgtttgcgtatttttgaagctacagtaacccaaaaacgtgcaaaattggcgaaaattaaatgaaattgttattcaaaattgagatttttgtgaaattgtgaagaaaatttgaaaaaaaattttccaattaaaaaacgatttttgttctatttttactaaaaattcatatttttgaaaattttaaacttgaaaatttgtttctcgGCCCTAAAACAAGTTTTCCAgcgaattggaaattttggtgcattttgtcgtgagacatggtgcatcgatgaaaatttgcgtatttttaatgctacagtaaccccaaaACGTGCtgaattggcaaaaaaagtatatttataACTCTAAAACAggattaaattgaaaaaatcgaagaaattgaaaaaaaaactagttttccagaaattttccagtctctgtgaattttttcgtAAGACATTGTGCATCGAAGAGTGTCTgtgtacttttggagctaccgtaacccaaaaacttgcaatttaactgttttttttaacataaaagGTACACAGTATTGCAACTTTTTGAgctccaaatttccagaaatttttttcaaaactgttgaaaaaattttaaaattatacatttGTTTATTCAATCAATACCGCTTCACCGGAGGGGCAAAGGAAGTCAGAATCCCAATTTCCTCGGTTTTTGGTGTCCCCTGAAGAATTGAAAAGTAGTTGGTaggatttttctcaaaatttgaataaatccAGTAGTTGgaattatccaaaaatttatcaaaaaaattttatctgcACACAttgatcaaaattcaaatttttcaaaaaatcaaaacaaattgttaaattatttttttaaaataaaatcttaatCTTTCTTGTACGGTTTTTATgtgttcacaaaaaattcagttttttgcttttccggggtactgtagctccaagAGTCTGTGTACTTACACTGaccgaaagaaaaaaactgaaaacttttgtagaaaaaaaatttcaaaaaaaaattacaacatgtttttaagccaatttgaaaattcagtgcattttgtcgtaagacaTGGGTCATCGAAGGGCGATTGCGTACTtctggggctacagtaaccagacaatacttcaaaaaaaactctcaCCGAGTCGTATTGTCCCTAGGACCATCTTTCGTTCCACAGTACACCGCAACATTGTCCAGACGTGTCTTATCGTACTTATCTTCTcctggaatatttttcaacgcaaatcctatgaaaaattgggcattttttgggcaaaattgtgtatttttccATGCTGAATCTTTCAATGCTCCGTCACTGCTGAGAATTTGATTTTGCTCATTTGGAGCACCTAATTTCcacgtttcattttttcatttttcaatttttttaaatgaaagaaaaaaatctaaataataaaaatacgaGTTTATTGATTCAATACAATGAACACAAGAATAataccgaaaatttcaaacttcccgccggaaaagttaaaaaagggGTCCCGTCGGTAGTGGCCCCTCTCCTGGTAATCTTCCGATCTTTGCGGTGGCGGAGGTGgcggtttttcaattttacagcaCTTCATTTCCAAATCATTTGTTCCCAACGGTGTAAACTCTGGACCTGGCATAAAAGGAACCATTGCTTCCATTTGCGACCGAATCAAGCAGACCGCTTCACCGGTGGGGCATAGGAAGTCAGAATCCCAGTTTCCTCGGTTTTTGGtgtttcctaaaattttgaaaatacgaTTAGTGGGTTAAGCTTCAAATTTGGATAATTTCAgtagttgaaattttaagaatatcATAAAAATAGGCGGAGTtacatcattttgaaaaaaaaaaatttaatttaaattttttttcacattttcaaataaaaccaatttttttcaaatcttttaaattcaaattttttgaatttttatactaATCCAACAAAATACTTACCCTCACCGTATTGTCCCTGGGACCATCTTTCGTCCCACAGTACACCGCAACATTGTCTGTGTATTTTTCCATGCCGAGTCTTTTACAACTCCTTCACTGCTGAGAATTTGATTTTGCTCAGTTGGAGCACCTGGAAAAGGGCTTATGGcaaaaactataatatttgaaatattttgagtaggaaattcgatttccacaccactttttgagttttaaaacattttttgacctaaaatttgaaaattctgtgcTGGTCGGTCGTTTGCGTACTTTTCAAGCTACAATAAC of Caenorhabditis elegans chromosome II contains these proteins:
- the T23F4.2 gene encoding uncharacterized protein (Confirmed by transcript evidence), with product MIGMVNVQCDTPLDYYATAPNLLSRDTSVRKRGDSESANASRHNSTKRTPSWRPLFTGQGKKKSSKPKYLQDGRKMTEDGHDEPNKLWEELFLRSFAHKIEQEISSPSPLEAHKNLNSELSKLNIQDKSFYRSTYSLVSPTRIENTDFEELERIENQEKTQDDSKPNRSNSSTERPSSQICSVFLPFIKTIKGNKKKNSITSVNNNTKNS
- the T23F4.2 gene encoding uncharacterized protein (Confirmed by transcript evidence), with translation MTEDGHDEPNKLWEELFLRSFAHKIEQEISSPSPLEAHKNLNSELSKLNIQEISDKSFYRSTYSLVSPTRIENTDFEELERIENQEKTQDDSKPNRSNSSTERPSSQICSVFLPFIKTIKGNKKKNSITSVNNNTKNS
- the T23F4.2 gene encoding uncharacterized protein (Confirmed by transcript evidence), giving the protein MIGMVNVQCDTPLDYYATAPNLLSRDTSVRKRGDSESANASRHNSTKRTPSWRPLFTGQGKKKSSKPKYLQDGRKMTEDGHDEPNKLWEELFLRSFAHKIEQEISSPSPLEAHKNLNSELSKLNIQEISDKSFYRSTYSLVSPTRIENTDFEELERIENQEKTQDDSKPNRSNSSTERPSSQICSVFLPFIKTIKGNKKKNSITSVNNNTKNS
- the T23F4.2 gene encoding uncharacterized protein (Confirmed by transcript evidence), with amino-acid sequence MTEDGHDEPNKLWEELFLRSFAHKIEQEISSPSPLEAHKNLNSELSKLNIQDKSFYRSTYSLVSPTRIENTDFEELERIENQEKTQDDSKPNRSNSSTERPSSQICSVFLPFIKTIKGNKKKNSITSVNNNTKNS
- the dlhd-1 gene encoding Dienelactone hydrolase domain-containing protein (Confirmed by transcript evidence); this translates as MQKIILASLFLIPLSLGTIDFNPIVTRLVEYRDSQNTVLEGYLAYPVITGFFRKRPAVIIFHAFTGRTEFDNQKARDLAKLGYVAFAADTYGKGKAAPDVNGNFAIMGQLLGNRTTILRNRIISAWTYVKGLSFVDTNNIGSIGFCFGGLCTLDLARFNVGLKAAVSFHGTLTDYPGNGTAIDASIQAHHGDADPHTTNENAEDFIEEMRRRNGDWMFSRYAHALHAFTLPGVENWGIPGAAFDPIASNRSWSAMEAFLAEKLLN